In one window of Posidoniimonas corsicana DNA:
- a CDS encoding D-ribose ABC transporter substrate-binding protein, producing the protein MQTNRQSYGAFIALIVVAVLGCGTPKEKPAEPAAQPSSTAGTRAKKIAVIVSTQNNPWFVVLGNTASERAKELGYETTVLDSQNDTAKEADHIDNVIAADYAAILLNPTDAKGSIAAVRRATEAGIPVFCIDREIDATDAATAQLISDNYSGCTELGRYFVEQVGDTGKYVELLGQVGDNNTWNRSKGFHSVVDRYDGLVMVAQQTAEFDRTKALEVMETILQSEDEIDAVFCGNDAMAMGAYQALLSAGKAEEVKVFGYDGSEDVVKSIRDGKITATVMQYPKLIARTAAEFAIEYLANGKRDFEQKIPVNVDLVTQENISDFTGYGKKN; encoded by the coding sequence ATGCAAACGAATAGGCAGAGTTACGGGGCGTTCATCGCGTTGATCGTCGTCGCAGTCCTGGGCTGCGGTACGCCCAAGGAAAAACCCGCGGAGCCGGCCGCGCAACCGTCCTCGACCGCTGGCACTAGGGCTAAGAAGATCGCGGTCATTGTCTCAACCCAGAACAATCCGTGGTTCGTTGTCCTCGGCAACACGGCCAGCGAGCGCGCGAAGGAGTTGGGCTACGAGACCACCGTCTTGGACTCGCAGAACGATACGGCCAAGGAAGCCGACCACATCGACAACGTCATCGCCGCTGATTATGCCGCGATTCTGTTGAATCCCACGGACGCCAAGGGATCGATCGCCGCCGTTCGACGGGCCACGGAGGCTGGCATTCCCGTATTTTGCATCGACCGCGAGATCGACGCCACCGACGCGGCCACCGCCCAGTTGATCTCGGATAATTACAGTGGCTGCACCGAGCTCGGCAGGTATTTTGTCGAGCAGGTTGGCGATACCGGCAAATACGTCGAACTGTTAGGGCAGGTGGGCGACAATAACACCTGGAATCGATCCAAGGGATTCCACAGCGTTGTAGACCGCTACGACGGATTGGTAATGGTCGCTCAGCAGACCGCCGAGTTCGATCGCACCAAGGCCCTAGAGGTCATGGAGACTATCCTCCAGTCGGAAGATGAAATCGACGCGGTCTTCTGTGGCAACGATGCGATGGCCATGGGCGCCTACCAGGCGCTGCTGTCCGCCGGCAAGGCCGAAGAGGTGAAAGTCTTCGGCTACGACGGTTCAGAGGACGTGGTCAAGTCGATCCGCGACGGCAAGATCACGGCCACGGTTATGCAATATCCCAAGCTCATTGCTCGGACGGCGGCGGAATTCGCAATCGAGTATTTAGCCAACGGGAAGCGTGACTTTGAACAAAAAATCCCAGTAAACGTCGACTTGGTAACTCAAGAGAATATTTCCGATTTCACTGGCTACGGGAAGAAAAACTAG
- a CDS encoding DUF2291 family protein translates to MAKIDKAAKVSSGESGPLDAADYVDAIWNSPLRSGGAGAEIIGLWEGYQSNAAAAQKEFGRQVGIGGPWYFCVRGQGTVESVEGDRVLVRVRDSPRRACLELGTLVGSTVRDAVGAKASDFTNSQDFNAIAAALNRRVEEEVIAPNREALQPGVTLDFVGCAKISRKSDLDPLCLIPIRLRIRDSGGTSVNAPDAVDGLAPL, encoded by the coding sequence ATGGCCAAGATCGACAAAGCCGCCAAGGTCTCGTCAGGCGAGTCAGGGCCGCTCGACGCCGCGGACTACGTGGACGCGATTTGGAACAGTCCCCTCCGCAGCGGGGGCGCGGGCGCCGAGATCATCGGGCTGTGGGAAGGCTACCAATCCAACGCGGCGGCGGCACAAAAGGAGTTTGGCCGACAGGTAGGGATCGGCGGCCCCTGGTATTTTTGCGTACGCGGTCAGGGTACCGTTGAGTCCGTCGAAGGCGACCGGGTGTTGGTTCGCGTCAGAGACAGCCCGCGGCGAGCGTGTCTCGAATTGGGGACTCTCGTCGGTAGCACGGTTCGCGACGCCGTGGGTGCGAAGGCGAGTGACTTCACCAACTCCCAGGACTTCAACGCGATTGCGGCGGCATTGAATCGGCGCGTTGAAGAAGAGGTTATCGCACCAAATCGCGAAGCCCTGCAGCCGGGCGTCACGCTCGACTTCGTAGGCTGTGCCAAGATCAGTCGCAAATCGGATCTGGACCCGTTGTGCCTCATTCCAATTCGTCTGAGAATTCGCGATAGCGGGGGGACCAGCGTCAATGCGCCGGACGCTGTGGATGGGCTGGCGCCACTATGA
- a CDS encoding sugar ABC transporter ATP-binding protein produces the protein MTHEHAESPIVLAGEAITKKYPGVLALDQVDFAVRRGEVHGLIGENGAGKSTLMQILAGAQSPDGGVIRINGKPISFANPRKALDHGIALVYQELNLVPHMTVAENIFLGRELVSHSGFVRSADQIRQCKELLAALDETIDPCIEVGRLRVGQQQVVEIAKAIISDARVIFMDEPTSALSDHEAETLFKMIRSLRQSGVSIVYVSHKLNELLDICERITVLRDGKYVDTLDAATADRDTIVRLMVGRQLDAQYVHSPIAADAGVYLKVESLTLLDGKARRRVVDDVSFSVRIGEVFGVFGLMGAGRTEMLEALFGLHPARTSGTLTIDGVRCAIKSPAHAIRNGLGLVPEDRKHQGLVLGMSVEHNISLSVLPTMETTLLLRKGRESNLAQGFVSRFSIRTPTIAQRVGSLSGGNQQKVVLSKVLSTRPQVLMLDEPTRGIDVNAKREIYALIDQAKRGGMAVLVVSSELPELLGIADRIMVLCEGRKTGQFDRDEANEVDLLRAAVPCEAQTAALL, from the coding sequence ATGACGCACGAACACGCAGAATCCCCTATCGTGCTGGCAGGGGAGGCCATCACCAAGAAGTATCCCGGCGTACTCGCGCTGGACCAAGTCGACTTCGCGGTACGAAGAGGCGAGGTCCATGGCCTGATCGGCGAGAACGGTGCCGGCAAGTCCACGCTGATGCAGATCCTCGCGGGAGCTCAGAGTCCGGACGGCGGGGTCATCCGGATCAACGGGAAGCCGATTTCCTTCGCAAACCCTCGGAAGGCACTAGACCACGGCATCGCCCTGGTCTATCAAGAGTTGAATCTAGTACCCCATATGACCGTTGCCGAGAACATCTTTCTCGGGCGAGAGCTCGTCTCGCACAGCGGCTTCGTGCGGTCGGCGGATCAAATCCGCCAATGCAAAGAGTTGCTGGCCGCTCTAGACGAGACGATCGATCCCTGTATTGAGGTGGGACGTCTTCGCGTTGGCCAGCAGCAGGTCGTGGAGATCGCCAAAGCGATCATCTCCGACGCTCGCGTGATCTTCATGGACGAGCCAACTTCAGCGCTCAGCGATCACGAGGCCGAGACCCTGTTCAAGATGATTCGGTCGCTCCGCCAGTCAGGCGTTTCGATCGTTTACGTATCCCACAAGCTCAACGAACTGCTCGACATCTGCGAGCGGATCACCGTCCTGCGAGACGGCAAGTACGTCGACACGCTAGACGCCGCGACCGCGGACCGCGACACCATCGTGCGGCTGATGGTGGGCCGCCAGTTGGACGCGCAGTACGTCCACTCGCCCATTGCCGCCGACGCCGGCGTATATCTGAAGGTGGAATCACTTACATTGCTCGACGGCAAGGCCCGACGGCGCGTTGTGGACGACGTGTCGTTCTCGGTCCGCATCGGCGAGGTCTTTGGCGTCTTCGGCTTGATGGGCGCGGGCCGAACCGAAATGCTGGAGGCGCTGTTCGGGCTGCATCCCGCCCGCACATCTGGAACGCTTACGATCGATGGCGTCCGTTGCGCGATCAAGTCGCCGGCACACGCAATCCGCAACGGGCTTGGACTCGTGCCCGAAGATCGCAAGCATCAAGGTCTGGTGCTAGGGATGAGTGTCGAGCATAACATCAGCCTGTCGGTCTTGCCGACAATGGAAACGACTCTGCTACTCCGCAAAGGCCGCGAGAGCAACCTCGCTCAAGGGTTTGTCAGTCGGTTTTCGATTCGCACTCCAACCATCGCGCAGCGTGTCGGTTCCCTGAGCGGCGGCAATCAACAGAAGGTCGTTCTATCGAAGGTGCTGTCGACTCGCCCCCAAGTGCTTATGCTCGACGAGCCGACCCGCGGCATCGACGTCAACGCCAAGCGTGAGATTTACGCCCTGATAGATCAAGCCAAACGTGGGGGGATGGCGGTCTTAGTCGTTTCCTCGGAGTTGCCAGAATTGCTCGGCATTGCAGATCGCATCATGGTGCTGTGCGAAGGGCGAAAGACAGGTCAGTTCGACCGTGACGAAGCGAATGAAGTGGATCTGCTGCGCGCGGCGGTGCCTTGCGAGGCCCAAACCGCTGCGTTGCTGTGA
- a CDS encoding ABC transporter permease — MNMREESKLWSIASRFQSLLVLVLMIVAMSLLSDRFLTAANGWNIMRQISVNVCLSIGMTLVILSGGIDLSVGSILGLSGAITAGLIKYPVPFQALGVELQFTTFGAVVAGMVVGLALGCFNGQMITRLKIPPFVATLGMLSIARGLTMLWTKGFPITSLGNGLSRIGTGYVMGVPTPVWIVGILVAAFAIITKKTRLGRYIYAVGGNEKTAQLSGLNVNRIKVIVYTLAGILSAIAGLIVTSRLDSAQPKAGEGYELDSIAAVVIGGTSLSGGRGTIIGTVIGCLIIGVLNSGLVLLGVSPFWQQVVKGGVILLAVAIDRLRDTSD; from the coding sequence ATGAATATGCGCGAAGAATCGAAATTATGGTCCATTGCCAGCCGCTTTCAATCGCTGCTCGTCTTGGTCTTAATGATTGTGGCTATGAGCCTCTTGTCCGACCGGTTCCTAACCGCCGCAAACGGATGGAACATCATGCGGCAGATTTCGGTGAACGTCTGCCTATCGATCGGTATGACGTTAGTGATACTGTCCGGCGGCATCGATCTCTCAGTGGGGTCAATCCTTGGCTTGTCCGGCGCGATCACCGCGGGGCTGATCAAGTACCCAGTTCCTTTCCAGGCGTTGGGCGTCGAACTTCAGTTCACAACCTTCGGCGCCGTCGTGGCCGGGATGGTCGTTGGGTTGGCGCTCGGCTGCTTCAATGGCCAGATGATCACGCGGCTCAAGATCCCGCCCTTCGTAGCAACGCTGGGCATGCTTAGTATTGCCCGTGGGCTGACCATGCTGTGGACCAAAGGCTTCCCCATTACAAGCCTGGGCAATGGCCTGTCACGCATCGGCACAGGGTACGTGATGGGAGTGCCGACCCCCGTGTGGATCGTCGGGATTCTTGTAGCGGCGTTCGCGATTATCACGAAGAAAACTCGCCTGGGTCGCTATATCTACGCTGTCGGCGGGAATGAAAAAACCGCACAACTCTCGGGCCTAAACGTCAATCGTATTAAAGTTATTGTCTACACGCTAGCGGGAATCCTCTCCGCGATTGCAGGCCTGATCGTGACGTCGCGTTTGGACTCGGCCCAACCCAAGGCCGGCGAAGGATACGAGCTGGACAGTATCGCCGCGGTTGTCATCGGCGGCACGTCTCTCTCCGGCGGGCGAGGCACCATCATCGGCACCGTGATTGGCTGTCTAATCATTGGCGTACTTAATAGCGGGCTGGTCCTGTTGGGCGTGTCCCCCTTCTGGCAGCAAGTTGTCAAAGGCGGAGTAATCCTGCTCGCGGTCGCAATTGATCGGTTGCGTGATACAAGTGACTGA
- the tnpC gene encoding IS66 family transposase yields MTDTTRLSEGGLCEMWKRLASLLLGWYEQLQQEALLSAVLHADETGWRVNGQTHWLWCFTNNQLTFYQIDKSRGSPALQKFFTEEFTGTLITDFFSAYHAVDAGDKQKCWAHLLRELDAPKAPTKDDWQRFGRRVRRLFKDACTLRVERDALDEPAYEDRIFRLEGRALRLAQEDWESPDARRLAKRIGKHAGELFTFLWHDDVDPTNNHAEREVRPAVQIRKNSYQNASPSGAHTQAVLMTVLRTLKRRGSNPLHALTEAVKNYAAIGRLPEIPAAVASGG; encoded by the coding sequence TTGACGGACACTACCAGGCTCTCCGAGGGCGGCCTGTGCGAGATGTGGAAGCGGCTCGCGTCACTACTGCTCGGGTGGTACGAGCAACTCCAGCAGGAAGCCCTGCTGTCGGCCGTGCTGCACGCGGACGAGACCGGCTGGCGGGTCAACGGCCAGACGCACTGGCTGTGGTGCTTCACGAACAACCAGTTGACCTTCTACCAGATCGACAAGTCCCGCGGCTCGCCGGCGCTGCAGAAGTTCTTTACCGAGGAGTTCACCGGCACGCTGATCACCGACTTCTTCTCGGCCTACCACGCGGTCGACGCGGGCGACAAGCAGAAGTGCTGGGCGCACCTGCTGCGCGAGCTCGACGCGCCGAAGGCGCCGACCAAGGACGACTGGCAGCGCTTCGGCCGCCGCGTGCGGCGGCTGTTCAAGGACGCCTGCACGCTGCGTGTCGAGCGGGACGCGCTCGACGAGCCCGCGTACGAGGACCGCATCTTCCGGCTGGAGGGCCGCGCGCTGCGTCTGGCCCAGGAAGACTGGGAGTCGCCCGACGCCCGGCGGCTCGCCAAGCGGATCGGCAAGCACGCCGGCGAGCTGTTCACCTTCCTCTGGCACGACGACGTCGACCCCACCAACAACCACGCCGAACGCGAGGTCCGGCCCGCCGTGCAGATACGCAAGAACTCCTACCAGAACGCCAGCCCCTCCGGTGCCCACACCCAGGCCGTCCTCATGACCGTCCTGCGGACCCTCAAGCGACGCGGAAGCAACCCGCTCCACGCCCTCACCGAAGCCGTCAAGAACTACGCCGCGATCGGACGATTGCCAGAAATCCCAGCCGCCGTCGCTTCAGGTGGGTGA